tggttacgggcaaacttcatgctactcgccgagtctgttcttcagactcggcgagttcatgccatgcataaactcaaactcacttctgaggtcagatctattccatacaatcatagatctggcctccccaagcatgataatcatgtaaagtccaAATCTTGGTGCTCAAATAACAAGtatttgctcctatatgatgttttagccctatatctcataacccttggtcaaaactcccatgaatcctcaaaaagcttaaggaataaagcttctctggacctctatggatcccatttcaagcctcatcacaaatagggacgaaatggacatcaaatataaccaacaaaggggtcaagaaacactaaacccccatgttcatcataaTAACAGAAAAGGGcaccaaaatatacctccaaaatgatgctctgagctccaaattcgaaggatgtccacctcccttgcctcctcttggctagaaactcctttgccttgccaaacaaagcttcaaaggttaacaatggcctcctttctctcccaaaacgctcaaaatcactttagggtttctctctggggttggtggccgcaaatgacggccataagcccctttaaataggtctcaaaccctggaaattagggtttcattaaacagcatggactcgccgatttcaGATGCGAACCCGCgtacaaaaccgcgatcctactcggcgagttgagactccaactcgccgagtctcctcacatcaTTCAAAAATTAAgagaataaaaataatacctgggaatccgggtgttacaaacACCATTCCTTTTCTTTAATCGAGATTAACTTCATAAAGCCTCACCATTTCTTCCTTCTACTCCCTGTTAAGTTCCTCCTTCTCTCCAGAAAACTATTCCCAAGTGTCAAAGGAATTAAGACCCAAGTTCATCCCTATAtttctttggtaagttttttCATAATACCCTAgtgtttatatatgattatatgttagttCCACTATTTTTACACATATAACTGTGTGTTGATATTGTTAGGATAATAATCATTCTTAGAAGTTCATCCACTCCAACCAAGTGCCAAGCTCGAAATCTTTGTCTACTTATTTCAAATCATCCACCAAACCaaaccaaggtgagttcatacccccacattttcaagcttttcatgtttatttatttttttttggggggggggatacaagtaaaactttGTTTATCCCACAAataatttcatgtttttttttcatttttatattaaagataaaatattatttacataAGTTATGGTTTATACTGGTTTTTGGTATACATATTTGTGATATACATATTGctaaaacaaacataatctatgttataaaatcataagaaaagTTCTGATTTGTAAAACTACAGGGCTTATGGGAACTTTTACTAAAAGATAGCTTTACTAGTAAAAATTGTTACATTATAGTCATTTACTAATTTAGTGGGTTTTAAccccaaaatattatgttttgatttcatattttcaTACTAGAATacacatttatatttatataaaagattatataaatagttacaaacaaacaagataaactataattAGTATAGCTTGGAGGTCACaaactacaacttttgaagatacctataattatttaaaggtatagtTATCTTATTTTGCAAGTAAAAAAGGAGTCATAGTTCACGTAAATATGTTAATTAATGCTCTTGTGAGACTttccttcaccgtacctacctagtgtacaccttaagtcctgctttataaccagagtctcctagagggagagcgggaccgttgtgtatagatctatacgggattgataaccccacacctcagttgttcgctacagttagaccggcatgtctagggtgacaaaagtctACCAACtccgacacctgaagaacatCGTTCAGGCATaacagtcatatcaagcatggttataagaacttACATAGGGATTAGCGAAACTACTTGGTTTACGGGAAGCTTATACTTGATTAGTTTTACAAAAAGATTTAAAACTATATACTAGTTTCAGTACAACATTCACTTACAtcttggtcttagggtttaagactacaattcacctttaagaaaatattggtttTTCTGGTAACATACATTATTTCTTTACAAGGAAAAGGTACAAAGGAATTACATACAATTAAAGttcatatttaagaaaatattgaattttctggaaacatacattaTTACTTTACAAAGAAATGATACAAAggaattacatacaattacagttcatattaagaaaatattggattttctggaaatatatatTATTACCTTACAAGGGAAAGATACAAAggaattacatacaattacagttcatattaaagaaaatatcagaTCTTCTGGAAGTATACGaaaccatttttcacaaaacagTTACAAACCCTTTTGataaaaaatgcttatgaactcaccaactttatagttgacacttttcaaaatcacttgtattctcagggaaccagtagataAGTATTCAACCCTTCTTGAGGGTCGGCGTCGTCGTTTCCGTTTTCCACTTTTCAGTTATTcgtatttaacttttgaacaacAAAGTAttgtaaacaatgtaaacttGTATTATGAATGTATGAATGTttgggttgctatgtttcattactattcaattgttatgatattgtacatgaagtcacTCCGTCCGCCCCaaaagtagattgctataattGGGAAGAAAAGTTAAAGCTTAAAGTTTTAACAGGAAAATATTGAAACTGCACtattgtaatagaaagaaataaaagtacgatgttataatatttaaataaataaaagaatgtTGCATTTTTTCTAGTATTTAGTCCTAGTTAAGAAGATTTAATTACCATTGTTAAAGCCTTGATTTCAAGGTGAAAGATACATGGATAGCACCCTAAGAATAGGGAGGCATGACAAAGGTAACATCATATCGGAGAGATCAAAGGAAACTAATCTCTAAGTCTTCGTTTCATATTtctgtcactactagaaaaaataCTTTTAATGACAGACAGATTATAACGCACTATAATTTTATCACAACCAAAAAAAAGAGTCTGTTATAAAATTGTTATATTTTATAGAATACTAATGATTTATAAAAGAAAAAGTTGATTGTCATAAATTTATAGCATATTTTGTGAAATTTAAGTAACTTATTATAGTGTCTAAAAAAACAAGCGCTAAATTTTAATGTTGGCCATCTTATTAAGAAAAAGGACATCGAATCATATTCCCAAGCTTTTACAGAGACCACGAATAGCGATTAGCGTTACTCCTTCACTCCATCGTTGTCTTGCTTAGATGTCCTAACAGAGTCGGATTAGGGTTACTACACCGCCTCGCCATTTCGTTGTCAGCCACACCGTCACAAAATTGACAggtgaattagggtttctagggtttttgatGTCATTACTCCACCAGTGTTGTGCTCACGGGGCCTTACAAAGTTGACTCCACAACTCTCCGCCTCACTATTGTCACCGTCGGTCAAACCCTCACGAAATCGACAGGCGATTGAGGGATTGACTATGGAATTAAGGAAAGGTCAAGGTACATAATTGTCAAATTTGTTGCTcttgttaaatttgttcaaaaCACACATCATGTAAAAATGTTTATTTAGTGTTCAAGGAAAGGGCTTACCAAATGATTTAAGaatgttttttaaataattatagatgCATATCCTAATAATGAATTTGACGATGATGATCTCATTAATATCATCGAAATCAGTGCTCCTAATATTTTATCACTGACAATCAAAGGTGATATCTGGTTGTTAAAACTTTTGTTGGTAAATGTGTTTTCTTTAGTTGAAGCTAACTTATATTATACATTCATGGTGCATTGGGATGCAACACTTGAAGAAGCCGAAGAAGAAATGCTTGAAACGTTAATACTAAACCTTCACCATGTTAAGGAGCTTAAAATTGGGTCCTTTAGTACTAAGATAAAATTTATTTTGCTTTGAAAGTTTATGTCTTTGTAAAATTCATACGATCATTAGCTTTTATAGTACTTCATTGATTATCTTTGATAAACTTGTTTAATTTGAATGTTTGGTTAagaatgattatgattatgattttttgatTGTTTAGGGTCGAAAGAATGGAGAAACATGTAAGTAGTTGTTGAATAGAGAACTtacttttgaaataaatataaaattacctAACTATCCCTAACTTTGATCAACTGGTTATCTGTTCTGTTTCAAGTCACAATAATCACTATCCAAATGCACATCCATTTTGTTTCCTCAATTTGATGCGTATGGAGCATGAATGTCTTTGGTTCTTCTGTTCTCAGATGTCTCTGTTTCTACAGCATGTCATTGAAAGTTGTATTTTCTTTTGTGTTATTCATAATTATTGCATTGTTGCATTACATGGTTATGTTTGTTTTTTTCTTATCACCTATTTTGTTGTGTTGGTAGGTTGTGTCTCGTTTGGAAGCATTCTTAAATGATTTAAGAATGCTTAAACGTGATGTATCTGTCTATTTCAGACCATCAATCAACAATTAAATGGTAATTGTTATTATAAATATTTACAACTATGGATATGCATCTATAATCATTAACATTGGTAAGAAAAGTGAAGTGAATTGATGAGTAGTTTTTGTAGTATGCATATGTAGTTCATAGaggatttctttttctttttttaattttagaaagTTGGTTGTTTTGTTTACCGAATGAACTGTTTGAATAAGTATAAATGATACTTTTacctttatttttttaatttccgATTCTATTACAAGGTTATGGCATGAGGTTGCTGAAGCTGAGAAAGGTTCGTCAAATGAATTCAAAAGTGAATGACTATTGTGCCTATGATGGGCTCATATGATATAGCCATGCTTGATGGTGAAAatagatatttaatattttttagttttaataAATCCTTTTGACTTGGGAAACAAAAAGTTTAATCAATTCTTACTATAACTTTAGTCGGTTTCACCctgaatgcaagaaataacaatgtactttttatCTATCGCATTTAgggtttttttataaaatttgtaagtggaagtaagttgctattttttgcatttaggactttttggtttaaatgcaagaaatagcaacatactctcATTGATTTGACTTAGAAAACAAAGGTTTTAGTGAACAAGTGTTTTTAGAATGCCATCAAAGGTAAGGAGAATAAAGACTTTTATATGTTGAAATACTTTCTCTTGATGCCCACATAAAGATCCTCTTGATGACCTTAAAGGAAAATCATGTTTTGAGTTTGTATGAAATTGGGCTCGAAAAAATAATATTTTGGGAAAGATTTTGTCTTTATTCTTGTAAATTACAAGTAAGATGGAAATTAGTTTGCTTTCTAGACATTTAATTTGAGAAGTTGACAATGTTGTATGTTGTGTAACAACTATCAATCATTTCTCTTTGATACCTTCATGTGTATTATGAGGCATGGTCAtgcctttataaaatgttataatctgGTTTACTATTGAAGATGATGTAACCCAGTTGATTAAATTGTCATGTGTTCTGCATATGGATCCTATAAGGTCTTATGAAAAGGtagtatttttaattatatattggttatataaacattttattatatttttgaatTATAAAACATTAAATATGTAACTATAGCTATCTGAAGGAATAGTGGAGAGGGAGGCAGCAAGAGACATCTGAATGTATCTGAATTTATGTCTTCAAGATTCGATAATCTATGTTTTATTTCACATGAGGTATTATCTGGATTAATGTTCAAAAATGTTTTAGAAATGAAAAGGAAAAGCAAACGAGGGAAAGTTGTGAAAAGTTAGGACTCAATTAGGAAAGCCTCATTTACATGACTAACTATATTAATCTGTTCTTTATGTATTAACtcaaaaagaaatacaaaactgATTGTTATTTACTTTACTATTACTCTATTAGTATTAAAAACTGAGTTTTTTTTTGTAGTTACCACAACAGCCAAATTCATTCAACTCATGTTTATTCTTGCTCCATTATATAGAACTTTGTAagtaaaaatgttttcaaattgaATTCACATATAGTTGATACAAAATTTTCAAGGGAAATATCCTCAAAATTCCAATCTGAACATGgtttttttgatgagtttgagtGATCTTTGTAGGTAAATATTATACATGCTTCTGTTCTCATCAATATAGGCAATGTACTTTGCTTTTTTTTACCGTTAACAACATACTTACATATCTTTACCCATATTACAATCTTACTAATAATAGCCACATACTTGCTTTTTCTTTACACCTAATGTCAATGTGCTTATAGTACTTTActtataatagcaacatacttacattTCTTACATATTATATCAATGTGATAGTCTAATAAGGCTTTGATGGTTATTTCAAGTTTTGCAGCTCGTTTGAATACAGGGGAGATAGTAGTTGTAAAGGTACAAAGACCTAGTATGTCACTTTCTTTAACTCTTGATGCCTTGTTATTTAACATGATTGGGGGCAATTAAAGTGATTTGCCAAAGCAATGAAGGGTATAAAAGTAGCAGTTAATGACACAGTGAGTCTTCTAGGCTCTagcaaaaataattaattaattaaaaataacaggAATTTTTCAAAAATGAATTACCCAAGATTATGATTGAATAGGTTAGGCAAATGTTTGAAGAAATTGATTACTAAGTTACTGTTATTATTGACCTTCATTGTTAACCTTGTAAATGACTGAAAAAGAATCTTTTTTTTTCATGATTGTTACATCCGAAGAGGTAGAAACTTCTCTAAAGGAAAGATGGGTTAAAGTTCCAAAAAAATATTGAAACTTTACCCGAAAAGTTGTGCTTACAATGGAATGGAGTGATGATATTAAGCTTAATAATAAAGTTACATTAAAGACATTTGATGTAAACCGAAAAGAACTAATAGATAAGGTATGATAGATTGATAGTATTTGACAGTtattttttgatgaattttgaaCACATTTGAATTTGACACTATTTTTGTGTAATCAATTGCTTTTTTTGTATATGCATGATGTTTTATGTTTCATTATTAGACATTAAATGTGTATTTTAGTTTCAATCAATTTTGGTACaaatttacaatatatatatatatatatatatatatatatatatatatatatatatatatatatatatatatatatatatatatatattaaaaatgtaaAAGCATGACATACAATGTATGtcataaatttgtcaaaaatcatGACGTACAAAATATTTGTCGTAATTTTAAGTCGTAAATGTCTGTCATTTGAAGCGGGATCTTTTCCACCGGGTTTCAACACCATTTACGGTGTGGGTTCGACATTGCATGAGGTGGAAGAGTTGATTGTGCTTACAGGTTGCTCGGCTGCTCCGATGTCATTTTCTTACCTTGGGGTGCCAATAGGAAAAAAACATGGGGCATATTGGTAATTGGGAGGTAGCTATTCAGAAATTCATGAAACGATTTGGAAAGTTAAATTACTTTTTGTGGGTGGAAGGCTGACTTTGATTAGGTCGATGATGGGTAGCCTCAAAATATATTATATGTCTCTTTGTAAGATGTATGTAGCAGTTGGTAATTTATTAGAAATGTTGAAATCGAGCTCTTTTTTGGGGTGGAAATGAAGCAGAAAGGAAAATACATTGGATTATGTGGGAAATTGCTTTAAACTCTAACGAAAAACATGGTTTGGTTATTGGAAGCTTAAAGGCTCTTAATGGAGCCTTACTAAAAAAGTGGAGTTGGCGTTTTTATACTGGTCAAAACCCTATTTGGGTTAAGGTTATAAAGAGTACTCATGGGGTTCATGGAGGTCTAGGACTCAATACTCCTAAACCaaaaggtggtggtggtgtttgGTCTTCAATAGTAAAAGGTTTAAATGAATTACATGAAAAATATGTTCTACCCCTCATTCTCTGTTACGAAAAAGAATTAGGAGTGGGGTGATACTCATTTCTAGAATGAGGTTTGGGTGGGAGAGGAAAGACTAAGGGATCGCTTTCCTAGACTTTTCACGCTAGAAACAAATAAAAATTTGCTTCATTGCGGATAGATGGTGAGATGGAGATTGGATGTGGGAGTGGAGTCGAGAGATTAGAGGAGCGGGGTCACAACAAATAATTTTGAGGTGATGATTCAGATGCTTAGTCAAGTTCATCTTATTGACCGTGTGGATAGATGGAGGTGGAATCTTGACGCAGATGGGTTATTTTCGGTCAACTATACAAGACGACATATAAATGATATCATTCTTCCTGGAGGTTTATTTCCCACTCGATGGTGTTTGTCCCCATCAAGGTAAATGTTCTTCTTTGGCGAGTTGTTTACAATAAGCTTCCTACTAGACAAAATTTGGTTGATAGAAATGTCGATATTCCCTCGTTTTTATGCCAATCATGTTCTTTGGAGGTTGAAGATTGTAAGCATGTTTTCGTTGACTGTGAGGTGGCAAGTCAGGTTTGGATTAAGGTCGTCAAGTGGTTGGATCTTCCATTTCCTTTAATCATTAATGTGACAGAGCTTCTTTATTGAGTGGATACCGTCTCTTTACCAGATTTGAAAAAGAAGGTGTTGGAAGTTATTGTCTTGACCACAATTTGGATGATTTTGCAGTACAGGAACAATGTGTTTCGGTCTCCAGCTATGAAAAGGAGTGGTATTTTTGAAAGTATTCGCATTCATTCTTTTAATTGGTTTATTAATAGATGTAATAAGAGTAGTATCACTTGGACTTTATGGTTACAAAACTCATTGATCCAAGACTTTGTGTAATTTTATTCTAGCTCTTGTTAGTGGCGTTTATATAATTCAGCTGTTTAAAAAAAAGAATGAAATATTTGGTAGGAAGGATAAAAATACATCATTTGCGTGTTTTTTGACGAACCAGCcaaatgaatcattagataatATAAAAATAACAAGATTTGCAAAAAACAATCCCCAAAAAAAACATCATCGGTCCAATTTTTTACCTAATCAAATTTTGATTCACTTTTTGGACAACTTTAataaatcatcacaaaaatgaaTCATCgatgagttttttttttagtttttttgcaaTTCATATTATTTTTGTGTTATCTAATGATTCAGTTTGATGATTCGCCAAAAATCATGCAAATAATGCATTTCTTACCATCCCtaccaaatattttttttacggGATCTACatcaattaaattaaaaacgttTCATGAAAGAGGAGAAAAAGCGGTGGTTATTAAATAGTTATCCGAAGCATCAACAATACTTCAATGGTAAAAAAGAAGTGATTGGCGACGGAGAAAAGCTCCACATAtagcattattattattattattattattattattattattattattattattattatttaacggCATCACACATATATAGCATTATTTGACTTGCAGAATGTGCGTCGGACGTCCCATATAAATACAGAAaacatttattaaataattacacATTTACACATCCCTTAGTGGAAGATCTAAATGGTGGAGATCCTATAAATTACAAAGACAATAGATATTCCCACATAGTGGCTCAAATACTATacttatatcttttttttttaatgattatgGGTATGTTCGGCTTTGGGAGCTTCTAGCTAAACgctagttaaaaaaaaaaagtctcgTTCGGCGACAGGGGCAATTAGCTTTTAGTCTAAACGAAAAGCTCCAAAATCAAAAATTATCGGCTACCAGCTACTCGCTAACCGCTAACTATTATCAGTTAGTTTTGCCGAACACGCTCTATATTTATTACAAAAGCATCAAGATAAAATCCCACATGATAGCTCAAATACTCTAtacctttttttaattttttatttaatacaCTAAGCGGGACCCTACTCTAATCACCCCTCGATATATATACCTAAATGTTGGTCTTACATGGAATTCTCATCAAAACAAACCTTGATCATTACTCACAAACAACTTAACATGTCAAGACTGTCCACTGAGCTCTTTGAGAATGAAATGAAGCATTTTATTTCAAGAAAACTTCTACTTGACACGTACTCATACCAACGACCAGCGGCTGCTGTGAGAGCTCCATCACCGTCAAGCCCACATACAGAACATAACAACTTTCATGCGAATGTGGTGATGGTGCTGTCAGTGCTGCTATGCGCTCTGATTTGTTCACTTGCGTTGAACTCCATTATCAGGTGCGTATTAAGATGCACAGGCTTATTTAGATCAGAAAGCAGCGGTGGCCAGGAAAGTATTTTAGTTAAAGCCAACACTGGAATCAAGAAGAAAGCATTAAAGAGTTTCCCAACAGTGAGCTATTGGGAAGGACTGAAGCTACCAGGATTGGACAAAGAATGTGTGATATGCTTGGGTGATTTTTCAACAGGAGAGCTAGTAAAAATACTGCCCAAGTGTAACCATGGATTTCATGTGCGTTGCATCGATAAATGGCTGAGTTCACATTCATCTTGTCCAACTTGCAGGCACTCCTTAACTGAAACATGTCAAAAGATAGTCACAGGTGGGAACTGTAGCATCATTATATCTTCGCAACCCCAAGAGGAAGGTCCAAGAAATATTACTAGTCTGACCATATTGCCTCTACCACATGAAGGTCTTGTAACAAATTATGAGACTTAACTAGCTTCTTCATAAAATGAACAAATCAAATGTAATTACTGTAATACTCATACGTAGATTGGTAGGAATTGTCCATTGTGTAATTTAAAGTATTATTGACACCAAAAGTTCTTTCCCTagaataaattacatgtgatGTTGCAACTTTGCAATTGTTTTACAAATAATTTTTTACTAAATACATCAGCAGTTTACAATTAGCTAGCATTTTActctaatatatttttttatatttaaaagtatattaacacttgtattaaaataaaaGCGTACTGTTAATAAAGAGttaacaaataatataatttgAATATCATAAATTTTCTCCATAAAATTGCATAATACGCAAATTCGGGTGGTGGTATAATGTCTAAGTAGAGTTGCACAAACCCGActgtttttcaaaataataataataataataataaacaggtttttttatattacaagttgTCATATATGTGGTTAGGATTTAACACAACCGTTGGTTAGGAATCAGTTACCAGAAAAATGGCGGACCAACTTATTTGCTCGGGTTTTAAGCGATTCTTAATAAAATCGATTTTGTTtcggaaaaagaaaaaaaaaaacggttTTCGGGTTCAGTCCATTCGACTTGACTTTCTTATGAAAAACAGGTCATGGTACCGTTAATGTAGCCGTTCGAAGGCTCAAAATTACCATTTTGCCCCTCTAATGTTACTATGAATAGGTATTGGTTCAATTGGTTTCAATACACCACAAAAAATGCATTTTGTTCtcatagttattattattattattattattattattattattattattattattatattgacaGTTTTCTTTTCTTTGAATTCGTAACTCCAAATTACATCCTAAAGATCGTGATTATAAGACGGTGAAAGAAGTCAATatcgataaaaaaaaaaaaaatcttgtaaCATGCACTCCATCTTTTATACATTTTTAAAAGCCTCAAAAAGTGTCATCATTAGTACCAGTGTccttgtttttataaaatttggtaCCAACAAATTTTTTTGACTTAAATTTACAAAGAAGGTTACAACCAACATCTAAAATTATagtaaaatatattataattacaaATCATAAGGTCATATACGTAGTTTTTTAA
The genomic region above belongs to Lactuca sativa cultivar Salinas chromosome 4, Lsat_Salinas_v11, whole genome shotgun sequence and contains:
- the LOC111901058 gene encoding RING-H2 finger protein ATL78 translates to MEFSSKQTLIITHKQLNMSRLSTELFENEMKHFISRKLLLDTYSYQRPAAAVRAPSPSSPHTEHNNFHANVVMVLSVLLCALICSLALNSIIRCVLRCTGLFRSESSGGQESILVKANTGIKKKALKSFPTVSYWEGLKLPGLDKECVICLGDFSTGELVKILPKCNHGFHVRCIDKWLSSHSSCPTCRHSLTETCQKIVTGGNCSIIISSQPQEEGPRNITSLTILPLPHEGLVTNYET